From the Phycisphaeraceae bacterium genome, one window contains:
- a CDS encoding glycosyltransferase family 4 protein, with protein sequence MRVLMLGWEFPPYITGGLGTACYGLTRALSRQNHEITFVLPKTVDDEYTEHVRLLTPQNRKAAQGDRAPESVASTFTSPKVEQNPAPELEHVTFKAVPSRINSPYPQGHQFYDGPREGVGFLHPAATPPPTNPDGTPDPQAQQKLAAAATYHGDIVAEAHRYADLCLDLAAQGDFDVIHAHDWLTFLAAQAIAAKTGKPMIAHVHSTEFDRSGDNIHQGIYDLERAGVHAASQVIAVSHLTKSILEHRYGVPASKIKVVYNGIDNNGKPPEQPDPQRDAIQSNEKIVLFLGRVTMQKGPEYFVRAAKRVLDVMDGVRFVVAGTGDKVRDLIELSAELGIGHRCLFTGFLRGPEVDKIFQMASVYVMPSVSEPFGIATLEAISHDVPVIISKTSGVSEVLTHVLKVDFWDTDEMANKIIAVLKHPPLATTLRHHATIEVRQLTWDGAAQKCASLYTDLTGIAEPATPSPKPDAGSHSAR encoded by the coding sequence ATGCGTGTCCTGATGCTGGGATGGGAGTTCCCGCCATACATCACCGGTGGTCTCGGAACCGCCTGCTACGGCCTCACGCGCGCCCTCTCGCGCCAGAACCACGAGATCACGTTCGTTCTGCCCAAAACCGTCGATGACGAATACACCGAGCACGTCCGCCTCCTGACCCCGCAAAACCGCAAGGCCGCCCAAGGCGACCGAGCCCCCGAATCGGTCGCCTCGACCTTCACCTCACCCAAAGTCGAGCAAAACCCCGCTCCCGAACTCGAACACGTCACCTTCAAGGCCGTCCCCTCCCGCATCAACTCGCCCTACCCCCAGGGACACCAGTTCTACGATGGCCCCCGCGAAGGCGTCGGCTTCCTCCACCCCGCCGCCACCCCACCCCCGACCAACCCCGATGGCACCCCGGACCCGCAGGCCCAGCAAAAACTCGCCGCAGCCGCGACCTACCACGGCGACATCGTCGCCGAAGCCCACCGCTACGCCGACCTCTGCCTCGATCTCGCCGCCCAAGGCGACTTCGACGTCATCCACGCCCACGACTGGCTTACCTTCCTCGCCGCACAGGCCATCGCCGCCAAAACCGGCAAGCCCATGATCGCCCACGTCCACTCCACCGAGTTCGACCGCTCTGGCGACAACATCCACCAGGGCATCTACGACCTCGAACGCGCCGGCGTCCATGCCGCCTCCCAAGTCATCGCCGTCTCACACCTCACAAAATCCATCCTCGAACACCGCTACGGCGTCCCCGCCTCCAAAATCAAAGTCGTCTACAACGGTATCGACAACAACGGCAAACCGCCCGAGCAACCCGACCCTCAGCGTGACGCCATCCAGAGCAACGAGAAAATCGTCCTCTTCCTTGGCCGCGTCACCATGCAAAAAGGCCCGGAATACTTCGTCCGCGCCGCCAAACGTGTCCTCGACGTCATGGACGGCGTCCGATTCGTTGTCGCCGGCACAGGCGACAAAGTCCGCGACCTCATCGAACTCTCCGCAGAACTCGGCATTGGCCACCGATGCCTCTTCACCGGCTTCCTCCGCGGACCCGAAGTCGACAAGATCTTCCAGATGGCCTCCGTCTACGTCATGCCCTCGGTCTCCGAGCCCTTTGGCATCGCCACCCTCGAAGCCATCTCCCACGATGTCCCCGTCATCATCTCCAAGACCTCCGGCGTCTCCGAAGTCCTCACCCACGTCCTCAAGGTCGACTTCTGGGACACCGACGAGATGGCCAACAAGATCATCGCCGTCCTCAAGCACCCACCCCTCGCCACCACCCTCAGACATCACGCCACCATCGAGGTCCGACAGCTCACATGGGATGGTGCCGCCCAGAAATGCGCCAGCCTCTACACCGACCTTACCGGCATCGCAGAACCCGCCACGCCAAGCCCAAAGCCTGACGCCGGTTCACACTCCGCCCGATAA